The window CGGAAAAACCGGTTATGATCCACAGGGCTTTGATGGGTTCATTGGAAAGATTTTTCGGAGTCCTGATCGAACATTATGCCGGCGCTTTCCCTTTATGGCTTGCGCCAGTGCAAGCAAAGGTTATCAGCATAAGCGACAAAGCGCAAGCGTATGCCAATGAAGTAAATAAACAGCTGCTTAATAGCGATATACGCAGTGAAGCAGATACCCGCAATGAAACGCTTGGATATAAAATAAGGGAAGCGACAATGAGCAAAATTCCATATGTTATAGTTGTCGGGGAAAAAGAAATAGAAAATAAAAAAATCTCTGTTAGGACATATGGCAGCAAGGTTTCGAACGAAACCACTGTCTCAGATTTTATTTCTCTCTTGACATCCAAGTAGTATTTTAGTATATATTAAGGCAATTTTATAAACAAGTGAGAGGAGAAAATTTAAACACACTGTGAAACCCGGAGAACATAAAAACTACGTTCGTACCAATGATTACATAAGAGTGCCTCAGGTAAGACTGATTGATGAAACCGAAGGCCAGCTTGGGGTAAAAACGATTCAGGAAGCATTAAAACTTGCCAGGGAAAAGGGCAAAGACTTAATCGAAATAGTTCCTCAGTCGAACCCACCTATCTGCAAAATAATGGATTTTTCGAAGTATAAATACGAACAAAACCAGAAATTGAAGGACCAAAGAAAAAGACAGAGAAACACTTCTATAATCAAAGAAATACGTTTGAGGCCGATGATAAGCGAGCATGATCTGGCGTTTAAGCTTAACCATGCGAGAGACTTTTTCGAAGAGAACCATAAAGTAAAATTTACGATATTGTTTTTGGGAAGGGAAATGTCCCACAATCAAATTGGAAGGGAACTTGCTAAAAAAATCAGGGAACAGCTTAAAGAAGTCGCTGAAGTCGATTTTGAACCAAAACTAGAGGGGAATAGGCTGATAGCGCAGTTTTCGCCTATAAAAAAATGAACAAATTAAAAACACACAGCGGTGCAAAAAAAAGATTTAGAGTAACAGGGACAGGCAAGATCAAATACAAACAGGCAGGACAGAGGCATTTGTTAACCGGGATGTCTTCAAATAGAGGCAGGCGCCTCAGAAGAACCGAAGTATTAAGCGGTCCGGAGAGAAAAATCATAAAACTAACATTGGGAAATCGATAAAAGGGGATATACCCCATAGCCTTCCTAGCGGCTAGCATGGGGTATTAAGAAGGTACTAAAATGAGAATAAAAAGCGGAGTTTATACAAGACAAAGAAAGAAAAAATATTTTAGGCTGGCTAAAGGCAGTTACTCAAACAAGGGAAACCGCTGGAGAATGGTCCACCAGCATGTGGAAAAATCCCTGGAAAAATCTTACATTGACAGAAAAAAGAAAAAAAGAAATTACAAAAAATTATGGATTTCAAGGATTAATGCCATAGCCAGAGAGTTTAACCTACCATATAACAAATTCATGAACGGGCTTGTCAAATCAGGCGTTACCATCAACCGTAAAATGCTTGCAGACATGGCAGTAAATGACCGTGCATCATTTACAAACCTCATGGACCTTGCAAAAAAAGCCCTGGCAAAATAAATTTAGTTTTCCCAGTATATGAAAAAACCTGATTCTTCTTTGGCCCAAAAGACGGCGCTTGATATTAAGAATGTTCAAAAAGAAATATTTGAGCTTGTAAATTCTGCGTCAGATATCAAGCTTCTCGAGGAACTAAAAAACAAATACCTCGGAAGAAAAGGCAAGATAAACGCCATATCACAAAATCTTCCGGAAATCCCTGTTGATAAAAGAAAAGAAATAGGGCAGGCGTTAAACAAGCTGAAAACCGAAACCGAAACATCGATAGACAACAAATTCAAAACTCTCAGCCGGGCTTCTGCCGAAACCTCGGAAGCAAATAAAGAAAAAATCGACATTACCTTACCTGGGAACCCTGTAAATCATGCGCATAAACACCCTCTTACGCAGATTACGCAAGAGATTTCCAAAATCTTTATCTCCCTGGGTTTTCAGACAGCAACCGGCCCCGATATAGAATCCGATTATTACAATTTTGAAGCGCTTAATATACCAGCTGAACATCCGGCAAGGGATATGCATGATACTTTTTACATAAAAACTGATTCACAGCCGGACGGGCCGGGCACTACTCTGTTAAGGACGCACACTTCTCCCGTACAGATAAGGGTTATGGAGAAATTCCAGCCGCCTGTAAGAATTATTGTTCCCGGGAGAGTTTACCGCAATGAAGCGATAGACGCTACTCATTCGGCAGTTTTCCATCAGATTGAAGGCCTTGCTGTAGATGAAAATATAACTTTCGCAGACCTTAAAGCGACCCTTGCTACTTTCGCAAAAAAAATGTTCGGTGAAAAAATAGCAGTTAGATTCAGGCCTTCCTATTTTCCGTTCACGGAGCCTTCAGCAGAAATGGATGTCAGATGTATTTTTTGCGGCGGAAAAGGCTGCAAGATTTGCAAGAATTTAGGCTGGCTTGAGACCCTTGGATGCGGAATGGTAAACCCCAGGGTTTTCGATTATGTAAAATATGACAGGGAAAAGTACACCGGTTTTGCTTTTGGCATAGGTGTAGAACGCATAACAATGCTTAAGTTCGGCGTGGATGATGTGCGTTTATTCTATGAAAATGACTTGAGATTTCTTAAACAGTTCTAAACAGAAAAATGAAAATATCCTATAATTGGTTAAAAGAATTCATTGCAATTGAACAATACGCTCCTGAGCAGATAGCCGAAATTCTTCTTTCTATCGGCCTTGAAGTCGAAGAAATAGTACGCCCCTACAATATTCCGGATACCGTAATAACCGCTGAAATTAAAAATATTGCGAAACACCCAAATGCGGATAAACTCACTGTTTGTATTGTTACAGACGGTTCAACAGAACACCAGATTGTCTGCGGGGCAAAAAATATAAATAACGGCGATAAAATACCGCTTGCACTCCCGGGTTCGAAACTACCTAATGGCCTGGAAATAAAACCAACGGCAATACGCGGAATTGAGTCCTTCGGCATGCTTTGCTCTTCAAAAGAGTTAGGCCTTAATGACGACCATTCCGGCATTTTAATTTTGCCGGCAAACACTGTCCTCGGAAAGACTCTTAATGAAACATTGGGCCTTAACGATATAATATTTGATGTTGCTGTTTATCCGAACCGCCCTGACTGCCTCAGTATATTAGGCGTCGCGCGTGAACTTTCTGCAAAATTAGGTTTGAACCTTAAGCTTCCCGACCTTTATAATCCGAGAAAATCAGAAAATGAACATTTCCCGGTTGAAATAGTTGAAAATAACCTTTGCAGCAGGTATATTGCTTCATATCTAAATGATATCAAGGTTACAGACTCTTCACTAAAAATACAATTACGCCTTTTAAACCACGGCCTGCGGCCTATTAACAACGTTGTAGACATTACAAATTATGTTTTACTTGAAACAGGACATCCTCTCCACTCTTTTGATATGGACAAACTTTCAGGAAAGAAAATTATAGTTAGAAAAGCCGTGCAGGATGAAAACCTGCTTGCGCTGAACAAATTAGAATACAAACTTTCTTCAGACATGCTGGTTATCGCCGACGAAAACAGCCCCCAGGCAATTGCCGGCGTGATCGGCGGAGAAATTTCGGGTGTTACAAAGCATACAAATAATGTTATTCTCGAAAGCGCCCTGTTTAAACCCCAGAGTGTACGCAGCACCAGGAACAAACTGAACGTTTCTACAGACGCTTCTTACAGGTTTGAAAGAGGTTGTTCGTGGGAGGGCTGTGAACTGGCGGCAAAAAGAGCGTTATTTCTTTTATTGCAAAACACGGACGGTAAATTTGTCAGCATAAATGATACATTTAAAGAAGAATTAAGGCCAAAAAAATTGACTCTGCGCACTTCAAGATTAAATAAAGTCCTTGGCATGAACCCTGCCCTGGATAAAAAAGAAATCGGAGATATATTATTAAAGCTGAATTTAAGAGTTGAACCGCAGGATGACAACTTAAACGTTGAAATTCCTACCTACAGGCTCGACCTGAACGAAGAAATTGATTTAATCGAAGAAGTCGCGAGAATTAAAGGATATGATTCAATTCCTTCAGATTTAATAACCGCAAAAATACCGGAATATATCATTGAAGAACCGCTGCTTGATTTACAGGATAAAACCAGGGATTTTCTTACCGGCCAGGGTTTTCATGAAGTTTTAAACTACAGTTTTTACAAAAACAACCTTCCTGACCTTAAGTCAGATGCCAGCGCATTAATTGAAATTGCGAATCCACTTTCACAGGACACCAAATTTTTAAGGCCTTCTTTGCTTCCAGGGATGTTTCAGAATGTACTTCATAACCTGAATAACCGGATTGAAGATATTAAACTTTTTGAATTGGGGAAAATATTTTTACAACAGGCTTCAAACAAAAAAGAAATGAACCATCTTGGCATAATCGCCGTGGGAAACACATTTCCCGTCAGCTGGAAAACTAAAGCGCTTAAAACCGATTACTATGTGATTTCGGGCCTGGTCCAGAAATTACTCACAAGCACTTTCCAGTTTTCCGGATGGGAATTATCCGAAATAACAGAAGAAGCCGGAATTTTTGCTCAAGGACAGTCCGCAGTGGTTTGTCATAATAAAGAAATTATCGCAAAATTCGGCCTTATAAATCCCGCTTACCATCCTGACATAAACGAAGACGTGTTTTTTGCCGAAGTTTACATGGATAATTTAATTGACAAGGTTTCAAGCGACAGAAAATACAGCCATTATTCAAACCTCCCGCTGTCCAAACGAGACCTATCAGTTTTAGTTCCGGCTGAAATAACTTATAGTTGCCTCGCTGATGAGATTCATGGCTGTAAAACAAAGGATATTAATATTGAAATTGAACTGTTTGATTTATATAAAGGAGAAAAAATTCAATCCGATAAGAAAAGTTTAAGTTTTACTTTATATTTCAGCCATAAGTCCCGCACGCTTATAGACGAGGAAATAAATGCCGTAATAAAGCAGATTCTTGAAAAATTGGGTAAAATCGGCATAATGCTTAGAAGTTAATCATTTGACTTACAAAGCTTTTTATTATATTATATGCTCATGGTTGATGAATTGCAGTTGCTTGAGAAAAAATTACACGAATTAGCAAATAAAACAGCCAATTTGAACGCCGAAAACGAGAAAATGAAGGCTGAATTGAAGTTTTTTGAAAAAGATTCCGAAGGTATTAAGAAAACTAAGTCCGATATTGATGGTTTTCAGACCCAAAAAAATCAAATTAAGGAGAAATTGACCAAGCTTCTCAACAAATTTTCAGAGGCAGGGCTTTAATGAGTGAAAAAGTTGCTGTAGGAATCCTCGGAAAAACGTATACTCTAGAAACTGACATAGATCCGCTTGAACTCCAGGCGAGGGCAAAGTATGTTGAGGAGAAATTAAAAGAAGCAAGCCCCAACTCTGACAGGGCCACTAGTTCAGACGTAGCAGTACTTACAGCGCTAATTATCGCAGACGAATTGTTTAATTTAAAAACTAATTATGAAAATCTAAAATCTATGGTTAACAAAAAATCTAATGACCTTATTTCAGTTATTGACAGGGCATTGGAACCCTAGAGTTGTTCTTTGTCTATATTCTGCGATATAATACGCCTTGCGCGCCCTGAAAGTGTTGGCTGGCTTAAAACTTAGCTTTAAAGCTTGGTCTAGTTTTTATTTATGAAACACACTGAAATTGGCGGCAATGATTTATTTGCCATAAAGCAAAACAGCACGGCGCAGCAAGACAAACCATTTGCTCTTAAAGTAGCTCCTGTTGATTTTGACGGTTTTGTAGGGCAGGACGAAATTTTGGGCCCCGGAAAGCTCTTGCGCAGAATCATAGACTCAGACAAAATCAGCTCGCTTATCTTTTTCGGCCCTTCCGGCACAGGCAAAAGCGCACTCGCCAGAATAGTATCAAAGAAAACAAAATCTCATTTTGTTGAAAGCAACGCAGTAATGATCGGCGTCAATGATTTGCGTAAAATAATTGACGAGGCCTATAACCGCAAGCAGTTCAACGCAGTAAAAACCATTCTTTTACTTGACGAAATCCACCATTTTAACCGCACCCAGCAGGATGCCCTGCTCCCTTATGTTGAAAAAGGCATAATAACTCTGATTGGTATAACGACTGAAAATCCTTACTTCTATATTAATTCGGCGCTATTATCCAGGTCGCTGGTATTCCAGTTCAAGGCGCATACGCAGCAAGATATTGAAAAAATAATTCATAACGCTCTAAAAAATCCTGAAAACGGGATTAATGGAAATACTATCGACCTGAAAGATGACGCACTCAAACACATTCTAAAATATGCCGAAGGAGACGCAAGAAAAGCTTTAAATGCTCTTGAAATAGGGATTGTAACATCAGCGCCGTCAAAAGACGGCAAAATCGTTTTTGACCTCAAGCTCGCAGAAGAATCCACTCAAAACAAGTCCATTGTTTATGACAAATCCGGGGATGCTCATTATGACCATATCTCGGCGTTTATTAAATCCATCCGCGGAAGCGACCCCGATGCGGCTCTTTATTGGATGGCAAAAATGCTGGAAGCAGGCGAAGATCCCAGGTTTATTGCCAGGCGGATAATTATTGCCGCCAGTGAAGATGTAGGCAATGCTGACCCCCAGGCGCTTCAGGTAGCTATCTCTGTGCTTCAGGCCATTGAATTTGTAGGCATGCCTGAAGGCAGAATACCGTTAGCCCAGGCAGTAACCTATGTTGCAACTGCGCCAAAATCCAATGCAAGCTATCTGGCCATATCTGCGGCTCAGCAGGAAGTTAAAAACGGCAAATTGCGCGATGTTCCTAATCATTTGAAAGATGCAAGCGTTGACGGGGAAAAATTAGGCCATGGCAAAGGCTATAAATATCCTCACAGTTTTGAAGGCCATTTTGTGGAGCAGGAATATATGCCTGAACACAAGGAATTTTATACGCCGTCTGAAGAAGGATTTGAAGCAATAATTAAAAAGAGGATGGCTGGATGGAAAAAGCAATAATCAGGCAAAGAATAGCTGTTCTTAGGGATAATTGGCCTGAAAAAGAAAGAATCAAAATGAATAAGCTTATCGAAAAGAATGTTTACGGCCTTAAAGAGTTTGAAAAAGCAAAAGCTGTTATGCTTTTTGTTCCATTCCGGTCGGAAGTTGATACGCTTCCGATTATTAAAACAGCCTTGAAACTGAAAAAGCGGGTCATTCTTCCAAGGGTTGAGAAAACACTTGCGGAAAAAAAGCTGTTAGCAATTGAAATCAATGATGTAAAAAAGGATTTAAAAACCGGGGCATACGGAATACTTGAGCCGTTTAAAAAAGCCAAAGAAGTTACTCCGGAAGAAATAGAGCTTGTATTTGTGCCGGGAATAGCATTTGACAAAAAAGGCAGTAGAATTGGATATGGCGGCGGGTATTACGACCGGTTTCTAAAAAACATACCGCTTTCAAAAAGAATCGGGATTGCGTACAGTTTCCAACTGGCCGGAAATATACCGTCAACAAAACACGATTTAAAAGTAGCTAAAGTTTTAACTGAAAAAGGAGTTAAATTATGTTAATTATTGCAGCAGTTGTGAGCGTCGTAATAGGCATTACCGTGGGGTATTTTTTAAGAATACTCTATGGTAAATCGAAATTAAGCGCTTCTGAAACACTGGCAAAGAAAATTCTCGCAGACGCGCAAACCCTGGCTGAAGCAAAGAAAAAAGAAGCTTTGCTGGAAGTAAAAGAAACCCTTGAACGCGACAGGCGCGAGCTTGAAAAAGAATTCAAGGACCGCAAGCAGGAGATAACAAACCAGGAAAGGCGTATCAACCAGAAAGAAGAAAACTTGGAAAGAAAAGCGGACATTATCGAAAAAAAAGAACGGGACCTTCAGGAAAGGGAAAGAAATATGCATCTAAAGGAAAAATCCCTTCAGGATGAACTGCTTGCAGTGCAAAAAACCCGGGAAGAGCAGAGAATAGTTCTTGAAAGAGTCGCCGGAATGACGGCCGAAGAAGCCAAGAAGATTCTTTTTCAGAACTATGAGGATGAGGTAAGAAAGGAATCAGCATTAAGAGCCCGCAGTATTGAACAGGAAGCAAGGGAAACAGCCGAAAAGAAAGCCAAGGAAATTGTCGCTATAGCGATACAGCGTTATTCTGCTGACCATTCTACAGATACGACAACCACAACAATTACCATACAGAACGATGAAATAAAGGGAAGAATTATCGGCCGGGAGGGAAGAAACATCCGTGCGTTTGAACAAGCAACGGGTGTTGACCTTATTGTTGACGATACTCCTGAAACTATTACGATTTCCGCTTTTGAGCCGCTGCGCAGAGAGATAGCAAAAATATCATTGGAACGCCTCATTGCTGACGGAAGGATTCACCCGGCAAGAATTGAGGAAGTTGTGGCTAAAGTAAAAGTAGAAATGGAAGACGTGTTAAAAGAAATCGGCGAGAAGACAGTAGTTGAACTCGGTATTGTAGGAATAAATACTGAATTACTGAAACTTATAGGAAAACTCAAATTCAGGACTTCCTACGGGCAGAACCAGTTACAGCACACTATTGAAGTTGCATGGCTGTCGGCAAATATAGCAGGTGAGCTGGGCGCTGATATAAATATGTGTAAAAAAGCGGCGTTACTGCACGATATCGGTAAAGCTGTTGACCACGAACAAGAGGGAACACATCACCAGATTTCAGCCGAAATAGCCAAAAAGTACGGCGAGTCTGACAAGATGATAAATATAATTCTTTCGCACCATGAAGGATTTGCTCAGCCGCAATCTGTTGAAGCGTTTATTATAGCCGCCGCAGATGCTATTTCCGCCGCGAGGCCGGGCGCAAGAAGGGAATCAGTAGAACATTACATCAAACGCCTTGAAAAACTTGAAAAAGTCGCCACAGATTTCCGCGGCGTAGAAACTGCTTACGCGATTCAGGCGGGGCGCGAAATCCGCATTATGGTGGAGCCGGAAGAAATTGACGATACAAAGGCCTACGCTCTGGCGAAAGATGTTGCGAAAAAGATTGAACAGGAGCTTGAATACCCGGGACAGATAAAGGTGGTTGTTATCAGGGAAATCAGGGCCCAGGAAATAGCGAAGTAATGAACATTCTTAAGGTTTTATTTATTGGCGATATTGTAGGGGAGCCGGGCAGGGAAATCCTGAAAAGAAGCCTGCCTGAGCTTGTAAGTAAAAATAACATTAATTTTGTTATCGCCAATTCGGAAAATGCGGCCAGCGGTAAGGGCTTGACCAAGTCCGTCAGCGATGAGATTTTTTCCAGCGGTGTAAATGTTTCTACTTTGGGCAACCACACCTTTGAACGCAGGGAAATCAATGATATTATTACCGACCCCAGGATTATCAGGCCTGCCAATTATCCTGCAGAAGTTCCAGGCAAGGGATTTGGCATTTACAATGTAGAAACGGCCGGAGGCACAGTTGAGCTTGCTGTTGCAAACCTTATGGGAAGAGTTTATATGATTCAAATAGACGACCCTTTCCGTACGGCAGATAAAATCCTATCAGAAATATCTAAAACTACAAAAAACATTATTGTGGATTTTCACGCCGAAATAACATCAGAAAAGCAGGCGTTTGGCTGGTATCTGGACGGCAGAGCCAGCGCTGTGATTGGGACTCATACCCATGTGCAGACAGCTGATGAACGCATTTTGCCGCAAGGAACAGCTTATTTGACTGATGTCGGAATGACAGGCCCCAGGGATGGAATTATCGGTGTGGATAGGGAAATAATTATCAAAAGGTATCTAACTTCTATGCCTCACAGGTTTTCAGTAGCAGCCGGTGAAACTATGCTCAATGCGTGCATAATTAATATTGATACTGATACAGGCGCTTCTACAAATATTCAAAGGATAAGAGTAGGATGAAAAAGATAGAAGATGTTCTCAATAGCTGGAAAAATTTGATAGATAAGTCTTTAAAATATTATTTGACACCAAAGTCAAAAGACTTTAATCAGCAGATATATGATGCTATGATTTATTCTGTTTTTCCGGGTGGAAAAAGGATAAGGCCTATTCTTACGCTGGCTTCAGCGAAGGCCTGCGGATTGCCAGAGAAAGATGTTCTGCCTGCGGCCTGCGCTATTGAAATTGTTCATAGTTATTCGCTGATTCATGATGATTTGCCTTCTATGGATAATGCGCCTTTGCGCAGGGGAAAACCGACGGTTCATAAGAAGTTTAATGAAGGTTTAGCTGTGCTGGCAGGTGATGCGCTGCTTACAAAAGCTTTTGAGTTATGTTCAGATAATGCTAAGAACACTAAAGTAAAACCCGCCCAGGCAATTAAGGCTATTTCTGCGCTTGCAAGAGCCGCAGGGGATGTTGGTATGATTGGCGGGCAGGTGGCAGATACTTTTGGTGCTCATAAAAATCTGGATAGAAAGAAACGCGAAAGGCTTCTTGATTATATTCATACGCACAAAACAGGCGACCTGATAGAAGTAAGTGTTTTGCTTGGGGGGATTCTTGCAGGGGTAAACGAGAAGAAGCTTAAGGCGCTTAAAAGTTATGGACGCAAGATTGGGCTGGCGTTTCAGGTGGTGGATGATATTTTTGATAGCGAAGAAGACGCAGATAAGTTGACCTATCCAAATTTCTACGGTTTAGATAACTCCCGCAAACTTGCCTGCCAATTAATTTCCGATGCAAAAAAAGAACTAAAACTATTTGGGCCAAAAGCTAATATACTTTCTTCTCTTGCTGACTTTGTCATCCAAAGAAAAAGCTAAGGAATTAGGGGTGAGATTGCAGAGGAAAACGAATACCGTATTACCTAACTACGTCCCCAATATGTACAGATGGACTTTTGTCCGGCTTGTTAAATTATAAAAAAATTGATAAAATAGCACTACAAATTTAAGGAGAAAATTGTGAAAAAACATTTTTTAGTTACTCCCGGGCCTACACCGATACCGCCCCAGGTTGCGCAAAAAGAATCGCTGCCGATATTGCATCATAGAACTGAAGAATTCGGTAAAATATTTATTGAAGCTATTGAAGGCATGAAGTACATATTCCAGACAAAAAATGATACGTTTATTATGGCAAGCTCAGGCACCGGCGCGATGGAATCCGCTGTGGTGAACCTTTTATCTCCAGGCGATGAAGTTCTTGTAGCCAGTTCCGGCGTTTTTGGCAATAGATGGGGCAAAATGTGCGAAGCTTACGGCATAAAACCAATTTTAATAGAATCAGAATGGGGAAACTGTATAAAACCAGAACAGATTGAAAGCGAATTGAAAAAAAATCCGAAAATAAAAGTTGTATTTGCTTCTCATACCGAAACATCTACCGGAGTGGTTTTTGACCTTAAAGCAATCGGTGAGATAGTAAGCAAAACACCTGCAATCCTGGTAGTTGATGCAATCAGCGGGCTAGCCGGTCAGCCGTTATACACAGATACCTGGAAACTTGATGTTGTTGTATCAGGTTCGCAAAAAGGGCTTATGTGCGCCCCCGGGCTGGCTTTCGTTGCCGTAAACCAGAAAGCTTGGCCTGTCGTAGAAGCGGCAAAACTTCCAAGGTTTTACTGGGATTACCGCAAAATGAAAAAATCAGTAGAAAACAAGGAAACGCCGTTTACGCCTGCAGTGACTTTGATTGTTGCGCTCAATGAGGCGATAAACATGATAAAAACCGAAGGAATAGAAAATGTTTTTGCGAGGACCGAAAAACTTGCGAAAGCCACCCGCAGCGCTCTTGAAGCGATGAACCTGCAGCTTTTTGCCGACAAATCCTGTGTTTGTAATGTGTTAACCAGCGCAAAAGTCCCGGAGGGCGTTGACGGCGGGAAAATCGTTAAAACATTAAGGCAGGAATTTGGTATTTCCATTGCCGGCGGTCAGGATAAATTAAAAGGTAAAATTATCCGCTTGGCGCATATGGGCTACATTGACCAGTTTGATTTAATAGCGGCATTTACAGGGCTGGAAATAGTTTTGTCAAAACTGGGCCACAAACTGGAACCCGGAAAATCCATAGCTGTCGCTGAGAGGAACCTGGCATGATTAAATTACTGATGACCTATTCGAGCAGTGATGGGCTTGATAAATTACTTAACCATCCCCAGTTTAAAGTTGAAGTTCATTCAAAACCAACGCCAGAAAAGTTTGCTGAACTAATCCCTGCTTACGAAGGGCTTCTTATCCGTTCGGAAGTAAAGGTTACGAAAGAAATAATGGATGCGGCAAAAAATTTGAAACTCATTGTGCGCGCCGGTACTGGCGTCGACAATATCGATAAAGCTTATGCAACGCAGAAAGGCATAGTTGTTATGAATGTCCCC of the Elusimicrobiota bacterium genome contains:
- the infC gene encoding translation initiation factor IF-3, with translation MKPGEHKNYVRTNDYIRVPQVRLIDETEGQLGVKTIQEALKLAREKGKDLIEIVPQSNPPICKIMDFSKYKYEQNQKLKDQRKRQRNTSIIKEIRLRPMISEHDLAFKLNHARDFFEENHKVKFTILFLGREMSHNQIGRELAKKIREQLKEVAEVDFEPKLEGNRLIAQFSPIKK
- the rpmI gene encoding 50S ribosomal protein L35, giving the protein MNKLKTHSGAKKRFRVTGTGKIKYKQAGQRHLLTGMSSNRGRRLRRTEVLSGPERKIIKLTLGNR
- the rplT gene encoding 50S ribosomal protein L20: MRIKSGVYTRQRKKKYFRLAKGSYSNKGNRWRMVHQHVEKSLEKSYIDRKKKKRNYKKLWISRINAIAREFNLPYNKFMNGLVKSGVTINRKMLADMAVNDRASFTNLMDLAKKALAK
- the pheS gene encoding phenylalanine--tRNA ligase subunit alpha gives rise to the protein MKKPDSSLAQKTALDIKNVQKEIFELVNSASDIKLLEELKNKYLGRKGKINAISQNLPEIPVDKRKEIGQALNKLKTETETSIDNKFKTLSRASAETSEANKEKIDITLPGNPVNHAHKHPLTQITQEISKIFISLGFQTATGPDIESDYYNFEALNIPAEHPARDMHDTFYIKTDSQPDGPGTTLLRTHTSPVQIRVMEKFQPPVRIIVPGRVYRNEAIDATHSAVFHQIEGLAVDENITFADLKATLATFAKKMFGEKIAVRFRPSYFPFTEPSAEMDVRCIFCGGKGCKICKNLGWLETLGCGMVNPRVFDYVKYDREKYTGFAFGIGVERITMLKFGVDDVRLFYENDLRFLKQF
- the pheT gene encoding phenylalanine--tRNA ligase subunit beta, with the translated sequence MKISYNWLKEFIAIEQYAPEQIAEILLSIGLEVEEIVRPYNIPDTVITAEIKNIAKHPNADKLTVCIVTDGSTEHQIVCGAKNINNGDKIPLALPGSKLPNGLEIKPTAIRGIESFGMLCSSKELGLNDDHSGILILPANTVLGKTLNETLGLNDIIFDVAVYPNRPDCLSILGVARELSAKLGLNLKLPDLYNPRKSENEHFPVEIVENNLCSRYIASYLNDIKVTDSSLKIQLRLLNHGLRPINNVVDITNYVLLETGHPLHSFDMDKLSGKKIIVRKAVQDENLLALNKLEYKLSSDMLVIADENSPQAIAGVIGGEISGVTKHTNNVILESALFKPQSVRSTRNKLNVSTDASYRFERGCSWEGCELAAKRALFLLLQNTDGKFVSINDTFKEELRPKKLTLRTSRLNKVLGMNPALDKKEIGDILLKLNLRVEPQDDNLNVEIPTYRLDLNEEIDLIEEVARIKGYDSIPSDLITAKIPEYIIEEPLLDLQDKTRDFLTGQGFHEVLNYSFYKNNLPDLKSDASALIEIANPLSQDTKFLRPSLLPGMFQNVLHNLNNRIEDIKLFELGKIFLQQASNKKEMNHLGIIAVGNTFPVSWKTKALKTDYYVISGLVQKLLTSTFQFSGWELSEITEEAGIFAQGQSAVVCHNKEIIAKFGLINPAYHPDINEDVFFAEVYMDNLIDKVSSDRKYSHYSNLPLSKRDLSVLVPAEITYSCLADEIHGCKTKDINIEIELFDLYKGEKIQSDKKSLSFTLYFSHKSRTLIDEEINAVIKQILEKLGKIGIMLRS
- a CDS encoding cell division protein ZapA, which translates into the protein MSEKVAVGILGKTYTLETDIDPLELQARAKYVEEKLKEASPNSDRATSSDVAVLTALIIADELFNLKTNYENLKSMVNKKSNDLISVIDRALEP
- a CDS encoding replication-associated recombination protein A; its protein translation is MKHTEIGGNDLFAIKQNSTAQQDKPFALKVAPVDFDGFVGQDEILGPGKLLRRIIDSDKISSLIFFGPSGTGKSALARIVSKKTKSHFVESNAVMIGVNDLRKIIDEAYNRKQFNAVKTILLLDEIHHFNRTQQDALLPYVEKGIITLIGITTENPYFYINSALLSRSLVFQFKAHTQQDIEKIIHNALKNPENGINGNTIDLKDDALKHILKYAEGDARKALNALEIGIVTSAPSKDGKIVFDLKLAEESTQNKSIVYDKSGDAHYDHISAFIKSIRGSDPDAALYWMAKMLEAGEDPRFIARRIIIAASEDVGNADPQALQVAISVLQAIEFVGMPEGRIPLAQAVTYVATAPKSNASYLAISAAQQEVKNGKLRDVPNHLKDASVDGEKLGHGKGYKYPHSFEGHFVEQEYMPEHKEFYTPSEEGFEAIIKKRMAGWKKQ
- a CDS encoding 5-formyltetrahydrofolate cyclo-ligase, with the translated sequence MEKAIIRQRIAVLRDNWPEKERIKMNKLIEKNVYGLKEFEKAKAVMLFVPFRSEVDTLPIIKTALKLKKRVILPRVEKTLAEKKLLAIEINDVKKDLKTGAYGILEPFKKAKEVTPEEIELVFVPGIAFDKKGSRIGYGGGYYDRFLKNIPLSKRIGIAYSFQLAGNIPSTKHDLKVAKVLTEKGVKLC
- the rny gene encoding ribonuclease Y, which gives rise to MLIIAAVVSVVIGITVGYFLRILYGKSKLSASETLAKKILADAQTLAEAKKKEALLEVKETLERDRRELEKEFKDRKQEITNQERRINQKEENLERKADIIEKKERDLQERERNMHLKEKSLQDELLAVQKTREEQRIVLERVAGMTAEEAKKILFQNYEDEVRKESALRARSIEQEARETAEKKAKEIVAIAIQRYSADHSTDTTTTTITIQNDEIKGRIIGREGRNIRAFEQATGVDLIVDDTPETITISAFEPLRREIAKISLERLIADGRIHPARIEEVVAKVKVEMEDVLKEIGEKTVVELGIVGINTELLKLIGKLKFRTSYGQNQLQHTIEVAWLSANIAGELGADINMCKKAALLHDIGKAVDHEQEGTHHQISAEIAKKYGESDKMINIILSHHEGFAQPQSVEAFIIAAADAISAARPGARRESVEHYIKRLEKLEKVATDFRGVETAYAIQAGREIRIMVEPEEIDDTKAYALAKDVAKKIEQELEYPGQIKVVVIREIRAQEIAK